The sequence CGTCCAATATGCTATTTAGCTGGAGTCCCCTAACCAACGCGCAGGTTAGTAATCCAATGACCGATGGCAGCAATAAATCACCGAAGAGGTGCCGACCATGATCGACCAGCAAGGGAAATACACAGAGGAAGACCTCCAAAGCCTCCGATCCCTCCTTGGGGAACTCTCCGAATTGTTTAATCAGCGTGCAGCAGCCGGACAGCCCATCACCCTGGCAAACCTTACGGATAAAACTAACGGAGATCTTTCGGCATCCGTTGATCGCCTCCTGGCGCTATTAGGCCTACCTCGCCTATGCGGGACTGATACTTTATGGAAACTGCTCTATCTGCTGGACCACCAGATCCCGAATGGACGTACCCTAATCCCTAGCACACTACGTGAATGGTTGCTCGGTCCTTTGTGGGAGGAATTGGAGGCCCAGGAACGGTCAGTTGTTAATGGTCTAAACAGCCTATTGGTAGTAGTACGCCAGGCGTGCATCGCCCAACGTCAATGCACAGAATCAGAACCGACCGAGACATTTACCACGCTCGCCACGCAAGGGAATCGTGCTCGTGACCAGATCTGTGCCTTTGTCCGGCGTTATCCAAGCCTGCTTACCTTCGGTGTTCAAACTCGACTCATGGATTCCGATGACGCCGAAATTGCTCGTGCCTTCGTCGAATCATTTCAGGGCACCCCGGATTTCGTTACCCAGCAGGCCATTATTGCTACCCAAAGTCGACTGCGCACCCGTGGCATCCTCGACCCCTTACAAGCACTGACTCAAGCCGGGATGCAAGCGGCGAAGATCCTCAGCGAAGGGATGAGCACCGTTATGGAAACGGTCAATAACGACATTCGCGGTAATCTCAACGCCAGCGTTCAACAAGGGCAGCGTATTGAGACCCAGGTTGCCGCCCTACAAGGCGAACTTAATACCGGTCGTGCCGCTATTGGCCGACTGCGCAGTGTTGCCGAACAAGAATTAGAGCGTCATCGCCCCAATCTTTACCTGACCCTCATGCGTGGGGGACCGCTCGCCCCTTATATGGGCGGGGAGATCGTCACCACCGAAACTCGCCTGGATGGTGAGATCTCCATTTTTGTGAAACAACTAGAGGTACGTCGCGAACAGGCCCAGGTAGCGCGCACCATGGTCCTTCAAAATATTCACGAGGTCTTTGACCAGCTACGCGAGAGTAAAGAGGCGGAACTGCGTCGTATCGAATCCGATCTACAGCGCAATCGTATGGGTTGGGAAAAAGATCCCCATCGCGAAGAACACTATGCCGCAGAGATCAAACGCGTCGAGGGAGAACTACACACGCAGCGTACCATCTTCGCCCAGCAAACCACTCTGAGAAATAACGTTGAGGCACGTCTGGAAAAACTCACCGCAGTCCAACTTGCCTTGCTGGAGCGCCTTATTAGTCAGATGCGCGCCCTTCATGAGCGGGTACGGACTCACACCCGCGAAGTTTTCCGACACGTCGTCGCTATCCTGCTCCCCTCAGAGAAGCAAATTGCAGTCGTAGATTTTGGCGATCGCTCGTTAATCATCGCTCTCATCAATAATCTCAAGGGCAACTTATCTTACGATACCCAGGTTCGTATCGCCGCCAGCGGTGACCCAGAACTACACGCCGCCCTCATAAATACGCTTGGTGATTCGCTAGTCACCGCCGCTCGTCGTCATATCAGCCCAGAATTACTGGTTTCTTCTTTTAATGAAGAGGCCTTGGTCGCTGGATTGCGCCTGTAAAATGGGCAAAACCACTTGTTTTTTCGCAACCACTTACTCTCCTTCCTCAACAAGAAGGGGTGAATGATTGCGTTTTTTCTTACAAGGTAACTACGGGAGTAGTTCGGCCTGCGTACCATTATGACCAATAGCGAAATATTACATCTACGACCGGTAGAGGATACTGATCGGGAGCAGTTGTGGATTTGGT comes from Gammaproteobacteria bacterium and encodes:
- a CDS encoding hypothetical protein (Evidence 5 : Unknown function) — translated: MIDQQGKYTEEDLQSLRSLLGELSELFNQRAAAGQPITLANLTDKTNGDLSASVDRLLALLGLPRLCGTDTLWKLLYLLDHQIPNGRTLIPSTLREWLLGPLWEELEAQERSVVNGLNSLLVVVRQACIAQRQCTESEPTETFTTLATQGNRARDQICAFVRRYPSLLTFGVQTRLMDSDDAEIARAFVESFQGTPDFVTQQAIIATQSRLRTRGILDPLQALTQAGMQAAKILSEGMSTVMETVNNDIRGNLNASVQQGQRIETQVAALQGELNTGRAAIGRLRSVAEQELERHRPNLYLTLMRGGPLAPYMGGEIVTTETRLDGEISIFVKQLEVRREQAQVARTMVLQNIHEVFDQLRESKEAELRRIESDLQRNRMGWEKDPHREEHYAAEIKRVEGELHTQRTIFAQQTTLRNNVEARLEKLTAVQLALLERLISQMRALHERVRTHTREVFRHVVAILLPSEKQIAVVDFGDRSLIIALINNLKGNLSYDTQVRIAASGDPELHAALINTLGDSLVTAARRHISPELLVSSFNEEALVAGLRL